The proteins below come from a single Bacteroidota bacterium genomic window:
- a CDS encoding cytochrome c maturation protein CcmE, with the protein MKKSHIIALILIAVSIGAIYSTLADSSTYSNFSEAAKNPDSEFHVVGKLNRDKPQNYEPEKNANLFTFYMFDNDSVEKKIVLHKSKPQDFEKSEQIVIIGKCSGNDFHANEILMKCPSKYNDAVPSATASSNITR; encoded by the coding sequence ATGAAAAAGAGTCACATAATTGCATTGATTTTAATTGCTGTTAGCATTGGTGCTATATATAGCACCTTAGCTGATTCGAGCACATACTCTAACTTTAGCGAGGCGGCTAAAAACCCTGATTCAGAATTTCATGTTGTAGGAAAACTAAATAGAGATAAGCCTCAAAATTACGAACCTGAAAAAAATGCAAACCTATTTACGTTTTATATGTTTGATAACGATAGTGTAGAAAAAAAAATTGTGCTGCATAAAAGTAAACCACAAGACTTTGAAAAATCGGAACAGATTGTAATTATTGGCAAGTGCAGTGGCAATGATTTTCATGCCAATGAAATTCTAATGAAATGTCCTTCAAAATATAACGATGCTGTCCCATCTGCTACAGCATCTTCAAACATTACTCGCTAG
- a CDS encoding DUF1801 domain-containing protein yields MSANEFIFNIENKTQKEIVIFLNDLLLSIPGIYCKKNYNIPFYYKKSWICYINLSKKQKDVELCFIRGVELSNEYGLLDLKKRKQIAGITFKNLSSYPLDQVKETINEAIILDEISAPKASKKKIKKKE; encoded by the coding sequence ATGTCTGCAAATGAATTCATTTTCAACATTGAAAATAAAACTCAAAAAGAAATAGTTATTTTTTTAAATGATTTACTCTTATCAATACCTGGGATATACTGTAAGAAGAATTACAATATTCCATTTTATTACAAAAAAAGTTGGATATGTTACATAAACCTCTCGAAAAAACAAAAAGATGTTGAGTTATGTTTTATTAGAGGAGTAGAGCTATCAAATGAATATGGATTACTTGATTTAAAAAAACGAAAGCAAATTGCAGGGATAACATTTAAAAACTTAAGCTCTTATCCATTAGACCAAGTTAAAGAAACAATTAATGAAGCAATTATATTAGACGAAATAAGCGCACCCAAAGCTTCAAAGAAAAAAATTAAAAAAAAGGAATGA
- the ccsA gene encoding cytochrome c biogenesis protein CcsA, producing MLKHWWKALSVLLLIYTISAGFLFEVPALAILNETIRNLYFHVTMWFSMIIILLVSLIHSIKYLRKQELHNDIVASEAANVGILLGALGLVTGSIWAKFTWGTWWVSDSKLNGAAISMLIYLAYLILRSSVDDVQKRAQLTAVYNVFAYTMLIVFIMIVPRLNDSLHPGNGGNPGFGGYDLNNNMKLVFYPAIIGWTLLATWILSIRIRAKKLLIKLNSI from the coding sequence ATGCTCAAACATTGGTGGAAAGCACTATCCGTTTTACTTCTTATATACACAATCTCTGCGGGATTTTTGTTTGAGGTTCCTGCTCTTGCCATTTTAAATGAAACCATCCGAAACCTTTATTTTCATGTAACCATGTGGTTTTCGATGATTATTATTTTATTGGTTTCGCTCATTCACAGTATTAAATATTTACGAAAACAAGAATTACACAACGATATAGTTGCCTCCGAAGCAGCCAATGTAGGTATTTTGCTTGGTGCTTTGGGACTAGTAACCGGCTCTATTTGGGCTAAATTTACATGGGGCACATGGTGGGTAAGCGATAGCAAATTGAATGGGGCGGCCATCTCGATGTTGATTTATTTAGCCTATTTAATACTGCGCTCATCTGTGGATGATGTGCAGAAAAGAGCTCAATTAACAGCGGTTTACAATGTTTTTGCTTACACCATGCTTATTGTGTTTATAATGATTGTACCGCGCTTAAATGATTCTTTACACCCAGGAAATGGTGGCAATCCTGGATTTGGAGGATACGACTTAAACAACAATATGAAATTGGTATTTTATCCAGCAATTATTGGATGGACACTATTGGCTACCTGGATTTTATCCATTCGAATTAGAGCAAAAAAATTATTGATTAAACTAAACAGTATATGA
- a CDS encoding CcmD family protein yields the protein MKKLLALLVIFSGFATTIFAQNQNEVEMADQLRSSGKIYVVVTVLVAIFVGIIAYLVAIDRKLSRLEREINKKD from the coding sequence ATGAAGAAACTACTTGCACTGCTAGTCATATTTAGTGGTTTCGCAACAACTATTTTTGCACAAAACCAAAACGAAGTAGAAATGGCAGATCAACTAAGAAGCTCCGGAAAAATTTATGTAGTTGTTACCGTATTGGTAGCAATATTTGTAGGTATAATTGCATACCTTGTAGCAATTGACAGAAAGTTAAGTAGATTAGAAAGAGAGATAAATAAAAAAGATTAA
- a CDS encoding heme exporter protein CcmB codes for MVQHSVGNILELIKKDTKLEFRNMSSLAGAILYIISTNYVCFLAFNKVINTTTWLALFWIITLFAAINLISKSFQNESKKNFLYAYQLVSANQLIVSKLIYNTITLTLLSFIGYFIFSILLGSLVSQIGLFLFVQFLGCIGLSGILTLIAAIAAKTEGSFSLMAILSLPLLLPLLLILLKISKIVADGLAMSIFWKYAVVLIGINILVSALSYILFNYLWRT; via the coding sequence ATGGTTCAACATTCTGTAGGAAACATACTCGAACTAATAAAAAAAGATACCAAACTAGAATTCAGAAATATGAGTTCGTTGGCTGGTGCTATACTGTATATTATTTCTACCAATTATGTTTGCTTTTTAGCTTTTAATAAGGTTATTAATACAACCACTTGGTTAGCTCTTTTCTGGATAATAACTTTATTTGCAGCTATTAACCTTATCTCCAAAAGCTTTCAAAACGAATCGAAAAAAAATTTCTTATACGCTTATCAACTTGTTTCTGCCAATCAATTAATTGTTTCAAAATTGATATACAACACTATTACTCTTACGCTGCTATCCTTCATAGGCTACTTTATATTTTCCATTCTTCTAGGTAGTTTGGTTAGTCAAATTGGATTGTTTCTTTTTGTACAATTTTTAGGATGTATCGGTTTATCTGGAATACTTACGTTAATTGCTGCCATTGCGGCTAAAACAGAAGGTAGTTTTTCGTTAATGGCTATACTAAGCCTGCCCCTGCTACTTCCACTTTTACTTATACTACTAAAAATAAGCAAGATAGTGGCTGATGGGTTGGCAATGTCAATTTTTTGGAAATATGCTGTTGTTTTAATTGGTATAAACATATTGGTTTCAGCATTATCATACATTTTATTTAATTACCTTTGGAGAACGTAG